The DNA window TAGCTGGTCCCCTGCGCGACGTGTGTGAGGCCCGTCAGGGTCTTGGCGGGCGTGGCCGCGGCCCGCGACGCCTCGTCCGCACTCGCCGCGTAGGCCGGTGCCCCGAGCATCGAGAACGCCGCGGCACCCGCGACCAGGGCAATACCGAGTCGCTTGATCGATCTCTTCCGCATGACTTTCCCTCCCGTTGGTTGGACGTCCGCTGGTCTGCTGGCCGCCCGTTGGCCAGTGTTCGGCACCGCGCGCCCAAGACCCGCCCAAGATCCCGCCCAAGATCACGGCACTAGGCTCACCGTCCGAAAGAAACTGAACGTTCAATGCGACAACCCGACAACCACCTGAGGCGTCCAGCGGGTTACAACGAGCGGAGGGACGCAATGGGCGGAGAGGACACCGCGGACGTCTCGTTCCGCGATTTCGTGGCGGGGCGCTCGGCGGCGTTGTTGCGCTCGGCGTTCCTGCTCACCGGAGACGCTGGGAAAGCCGAGGACCTCCTCCAGACAGCGCTGGCCAAGACCTGGCGGCACTGGGCGAGGGTCAATCGCGAAGGGACCGGGGAGGCGTACGTACGACGCGTCCTCTACACCACCTATGCGAGCTGGTGGCAGCGGCGCTGGCGCGCCGAGGTGCCGACGGCGGAGCCGCCGGACCGCGAGGCGGCCGACGCGTACCGCGGCGTGGAGGAACGAACGACGTTGCTCCGTGCGCTCGCGACGCTGCCGGCCGGCCAGCGCGCGGTCGTCGTCCTGCGGTTCTTCGAGGATCGCACGGAGGCGGAGACCGCGGAGCTGCTGACGATCACGGTGGGCACCGTCAAGAGCCAGACAGCACGCGCGCTGGCACGACTGCGAGCTTCCGAGATCGTGGCCGGGCTGGTCGAGGAGGAGCGATGAGCGAGGACATCGAGCGAGGGCTGCGGGGTGCGCTGCGACGCGCCACCGACGGCCTGACCGACAACCCGGGCAGGTACGACGAAGTCGCGCGCCGCGTGCGCCACCGCCGTACGGGCACCATCGCCGGCATCAC is part of the Tenggerimyces flavus genome and encodes:
- a CDS encoding SigE family RNA polymerase sigma factor, whose amino-acid sequence is MGGEDTADVSFRDFVAGRSAALLRSAFLLTGDAGKAEDLLQTALAKTWRHWARVNREGTGEAYVRRVLYTTYASWWQRRWRAEVPTAEPPDREAADAYRGVEERTTLLRALATLPAGQRAVVVLRFFEDRTEAETAELLTITVGTVKSQTARALARLRASEIVAGLVEEER